TGTACGGAATCCAACCCAGCCGAAGATTCCCTTTGAGAAACGGTTATACTCGCTCATTTCCAGAACTGCCTGCACCATCTTTCGCTTCATCAGCCGGTAATCTCTTGCTCCATCTACAATCTCTGTCTTTGAAATAGCATTTACAAATTTGTAAAAGCTTTCTGACAGGAAAGAACGGATACGTGGCTCTCCGGTTCTTGTGGCCCTTTTTGTCGCTACATTATCGTATCCATCCTCCTGCAGGATCTCATACATCTCAGGTAATAGCGCCGGTGGATCCTGAAGATCTACATCCATAAGTGCAACATAATCGCCTTCCGATGCTTTCAGTCCTGCATAGATCGCAGCTTCCTTTCCAAAGTTTCTGGAAAATGAAAGATATCTGCATCTGCTGTCCTTTTCATTCAGGTCTTTCATGATACCAAGCGTCGCATCTGATGAACCATCATCTACAAAAATCAGTTCAAATACAACATCCTTCATCTCGTCCATTACACGGCACATTTCTTTATAATAAACAGGCAATGCCTCTTCTTCGTTATAACATGGTACGACTACCGAAATCTTATCCATATTCTTCACCTCGGGAATAGAGTTTACACTCCCTTTATTAAGTATGCACATTCATTTTCCTTAATATTTCCTGAAAAATTTCTAAACAGAAAATTACATTTAAAAAAAGAATGTGCTCCGGCACTTTCCAGTCCCAGGGCACACCCATTTTCCATACCTTTATTCAACAATTGTATACTGAAGTAATTCATAATG
The sequence above is drawn from the Coprococcus comes ATCC 27758 genome and encodes:
- a CDS encoding glycosyltransferase family 2 protein, which produces MDKISVVVPCYNEEEALPVYYKEMCRVMDEMKDVVFELIFVDDGSSDATLGIMKDLNEKDSRCRYLSFSRNFGKEAAIYAGLKASEGDYVALMDVDLQDPPALLPEMYEILQEDGYDNVATKRATRTGEPRIRSFLSESFYKFVNAISKTEIVDGARDYRLMKRKMVQAVLEMSEYNRFSKGIFGWVGFRTKWLQYDNIERSAGKTKWSMWKLFKYSVEGITGFSVAPLSLASVVGVLFCLLSFIMIAVIIVRTLVWGDPVSGWPSLACIIFMVSGVQLLCTGIVGEYLSKTYLETKKRPIFILKDSSDDKEQKHERA